In a genomic window of Actinomycetota bacterium:
- a CDS encoding ABC transporter permease, whose product MDVFTEALVAAYTLLAGGSPEIWNIIATTFYVSVVSTVAGMMIGMPVGFLMGISRFRGRRFTMALMTTAMAVPPVVIGLIVMMALSRTGPLGFLGLLYTVNAMSIAQTIISAPIIAGLTAVAVASVPYRLRLQARSLGASFMQEAFLTLKEARLGVLAAVVTAFGAVTRGVGAVMMVGGNIEGQTRVLTTAIVQEARRGEFGLALALGLILLGITFLINALLVVYQHSHERLERG is encoded by the coding sequence TTGGACGTATTCACTGAGGCGCTTGTCGCTGCGTACACGCTTTTGGCAGGCGGCTCACCGGAGATCTGGAATATCATCGCCACGACGTTTTACGTGTCGGTGGTCTCTACCGTAGCAGGCATGATGATTGGGATGCCCGTGGGTTTTCTCATGGGCATCTCACGCTTTCGGGGCCGGCGTTTCACGATGGCGCTCATGACGACCGCGATGGCGGTTCCACCCGTTGTCATAGGCCTGATCGTGATGATGGCTCTGTCAAGAACCGGCCCCCTGGGCTTTCTCGGCCTGCTTTATACCGTCAACGCCATGTCGATCGCCCAGACCATAATATCCGCGCCGATAATCGCTGGACTCACGGCCGTCGCGGTGGCCTCGGTCCCCTACCGGCTCCGGCTTCAGGCGCGCTCGCTGGGAGCCTCCTTTATGCAGGAAGCGTTTTTGACGCTAAAGGAGGCGCGCCTGGGCGTGCTGGCGGCGGTGGTGACGGCTTTTGGCGCCGTGACCCGCGGAGTGGGAGCGGTGATGATGGTGGGCGGCAACATCGAGGGTCAGACCAGGGTGCTTACCACCGCCATCGTTCAGGAGGCCCGCCGAGGAGAATTCGGGCTCGCCCTCGCTCTCGGTCTGATCCTGCTTGGCATCACCTTCTTGATCAACGCTCTTCTCGTGGTGTACCAGCACTCCCATGAGCGCCTGGAGCGGGGGTGA
- a CDS encoding extracellular solute-binding protein produces MDARTLRFAHLRRTLLALLLGVAVLAGFGCAPAEQPAQEQPAQEQEVTEVILASTTSTEDSGLFEVLIPAFEEANPQFRVSVVAVGTGQALEIGRAKDADILLVHSKEDEEKFVSDGYGSERADVMYNDFVIVGPPADPAQLKGTATAAEALEKIAASQAYFVSRGDDSGTHKKELRLWRSAEMTPTGQWYLSIGQGMGDTLLFASEKQGYTLTDRATYLSMRDKIELDIVVEGDPALFNQYGVIPVTDASNPQGAQAFFDWLLSAEGQEVIAGFGVDKFGEPLFVPNAQ; encoded by the coding sequence ATGGATGCACGTACTTTAAGGTTCGCCCACTTAAGGCGGACGCTCCTGGCGCTTTTGCTGGGAGTCGCGGTTCTGGCGGGGTTCGGGTGTGCCCCAGCGGAGCAACCGGCGCAGGAACAGCCGGCACAGGAGCAGGAGGTCACCGAGGTCATATTGGCCTCAACAACCTCAACCGAGGACTCGGGTTTGTTTGAGGTCCTGATCCCGGCCTTTGAGGAGGCCAACCCTCAGTTCAGAGTTAGTGTTGTCGCTGTAGGCACCGGTCAGGCGCTAGAAATTGGCCGAGCCAAGGACGCCGATATCCTTTTGGTGCATTCGAAAGAGGACGAGGAAAAGTTCGTCAGTGACGGCTACGGGAGCGAACGCGCAGACGTGATGTATAACGACTTCGTTATCGTCGGTCCGCCGGCTGATCCAGCACAACTCAAGGGGACGGCAACCGCCGCCGAGGCTCTTGAAAAGATCGCCGCCTCGCAGGCGTACTTTGTCTCTCGCGGCGATGATTCCGGCACGCACAAGAAGGAGCTCAGACTGTGGAGATCGGCGGAGATGACTCCGACAGGGCAGTGGTATCTTTCTATCGGCCAGGGCATGGGCGATACGTTGTTGTTCGCCTCGGAAAAGCAGGGTTATACCCTCACCGACCGCGCCACCTATCTTTCAATGCGTGACAAGATCGAGCTGGATATCGTTGTGGAAGGCGATCCGGCCCTGTTCAACCAGTACGGGGTCATTCCTGTCACTGACGCCAGCAATCCACAGGGTGCGCAGGCGTTTTTCGACTGGCTTCTCTCGGCTGAAGGGCAGGAAGTCATCGCGGGATTTGGCGTCGATAAGTTCGGTGAGCCACTGTTCGTTCCGAACGCCCAATAA
- a CDS encoding cell wall-binding repeat-containing protein, whose amino-acid sequence MKAILASAVLTAVFMVSISAEAPFAGAAPPNQPMTIVSEGFESTLSAAWQLGPWVDPVRPSTAHWGRMSNVRRTGSFSLWCAGTRANDSPGVWGYYPAATGGHARLNLPQLADYYSSEVSFHYTMPTVGAADFFTFSWHADGALFGDTGGEVPTTGAGVWLQRRLVFSSAANTANLSRTPGSMRFQFLDNVEGPLQLPATGQGPSIDDLVVTGYKYGPVRNLSATTTNTAGIVLRWERPIRAVGSSEPEEREISYRIWRRPTGAGAWTELPRAGNGDLSHVDTSAVAGVQYEYSVVAHDPIPGFGYGQPGAAAQGVRPILNVATFTLAADSTTIKRRWPVRLTYRAENTSLTNITNITLRDSFAGLTGSDVFTRLDPGQVGIVERTRFQRASGDVTATLTGIAGSDPITITVGLRITVKDPPRRVSGNDRIDTAIAVAREAFPEGADNVIIVYGWNYPDALSASALAGALDAPILLVRTASSGAAVLQAIRDLGVKQAYIVGGYGVVSTGVEREIDSLPGVSVAPRIYGINRFATAGAVAREVSKITTPTTVFLATGHNFPDALAASSLAARGRWPILLTNTAVLSPETDHALRSIRPERVVILGGYSVVSLEVENAIRGNSAYGSPEVIRRAGINRYETARQVIGWGVSATGGNLAPSGIDGLHLATGENFPDALPAGVLAGRPKIAWWPLMLTHPTVLSPAARGVIMDNRGVSHVTVIGGIHAVSSSVESAARNLIAP is encoded by the coding sequence ATGAAGGCCATTTTAGCGTCAGCGGTTCTGACAGCCGTGTTTATGGTTTCGATTTCCGCCGAGGCGCCATTTGCTGGCGCCGCCCCTCCGAATCAACCTATGACGATCGTTTCTGAAGGTTTTGAGTCCACATTGAGCGCCGCGTGGCAGCTCGGTCCCTGGGTAGACCCCGTACGTCCCTCGACCGCCCATTGGGGGCGGATGTCAAACGTGCGGCGCACTGGGAGCTTCTCGCTTTGGTGCGCTGGAACCAGGGCCAACGACTCTCCCGGCGTATGGGGTTATTATCCCGCCGCCACCGGGGGCCATGCGCGCTTGAATCTGCCGCAATTGGCCGATTACTACTCATCGGAGGTGTCGTTTCACTACACGATGCCCACTGTCGGCGCGGCGGATTTCTTCACCTTCTCCTGGCACGCCGACGGGGCGCTTTTCGGCGATACAGGAGGCGAGGTTCCGACCACCGGCGCCGGCGTTTGGTTACAGCGACGGCTTGTCTTTTCTTCGGCGGCAAATACCGCGAATCTTTCCCGGACGCCGGGAAGTATGCGCTTCCAGTTTCTGGACAACGTCGAGGGGCCATTGCAGCTTCCCGCAACCGGCCAGGGACCCAGCATAGATGATCTCGTCGTCACCGGGTACAAGTACGGGCCGGTGCGCAATCTCTCGGCGACTACCACGAATACGGCCGGGATCGTACTGCGATGGGAAAGGCCGATAAGGGCTGTCGGCAGCAGTGAGCCCGAGGAGCGCGAGATATCCTACCGGATTTGGCGGCGCCCGACAGGGGCAGGAGCGTGGACGGAGCTTCCACGCGCCGGCAACGGTGACCTCTCACATGTGGACACGTCTGCCGTGGCTGGCGTGCAGTACGAGTATTCAGTGGTCGCTCATGACCCGATACCAGGCTTTGGATACGGGCAGCCGGGGGCCGCCGCACAGGGCGTGCGTCCGATCTTGAACGTCGCCACATTCACACTGGCAGCCGATTCCACCACAATCAAGCGTAGATGGCCTGTGAGACTTACCTACCGCGCCGAGAATACCTCACTCACCAACATCACTAACATCACCTTGCGCGATTCGTTTGCCGGGCTCACTGGATCGGACGTTTTCACGAGGCTCGATCCCGGACAAGTCGGCATTGTCGAAAGAACCCGCTTCCAGAGAGCCTCTGGCGATGTCACTGCTACGCTCACAGGCATCGCGGGCTCAGACCCCATTACTATCACGGTGGGCCTGCGGATCACGGTGAAGGATCCGCCCAGAAGGGTATCGGGCAATGACCGCATCGATACCGCAATCGCGGTAGCGCGGGAAGCTTTTCCCGAGGGCGCGGACAACGTCATCATCGTCTATGGCTGGAACTACCCTGACGCTCTCTCGGCCTCAGCCCTTGCTGGCGCGCTTGACGCACCGATCCTTCTGGTGAGAACCGCTTCTTCCGGCGCGGCCGTGCTTCAGGCGATCCGCGATCTTGGTGTCAAACAGGCATACATCGTTGGGGGCTACGGCGTGGTTTCCACTGGCGTAGAGCGTGAAATAGACTCCCTGCCCGGAGTTTCTGTGGCCCCCCGGATTTACGGCATTAACCGTTTTGCGACGGCGGGCGCCGTGGCTCGGGAAGTCAGCAAAATCACCACGCCGACAACGGTGTTTCTCGCCACAGGACACAACTTCCCCGATGCTTTGGCGGCTTCAAGTCTTGCCGCTAGGGGGCGCTGGCCGATACTGCTTACCAACACCGCGGTGCTTTCTCCCGAAACCGATCACGCCCTTCGTTCGATACGCCCTGAGCGCGTCGTGATTTTAGGGGGTTACAGCGTGGTGTCCCTGGAGGTTGAAAACGCTATAAGGGGCAACTCCGCGTACGGCTCGCCAGAGGTCATAAGAAGGGCAGGCATCAACCGCTACGAGACGGCCAGGCAGGTTATCGGGTGGGGAGTGAGCGCTACGGGCGGCAATCTGGCGCCCTCAGGAATCGATGGCTTGCATTTGGCGACGGGCGAGAATTTTCCTGACGCGCTTCCTGCGGGAGTGTTGGCGGGTAGGCCGAAAATCGCCTGGTGGCCCTTGATGCTCACTCATCCGACCGTGCTTTCACCGGCGGCCAGGGGTGTCATCATGGACAACCGCGGAGTGTCGCATGTTACCGTCATCGGCGGCATCCACGCGGTCAGCTCGAGTGTGGAGAGTGCCGCGAGGAACCTGATTGCGCCGTAA
- a CDS encoding cytochrome c3 family protein: MRKYTFLAVLTVALFFAMGSMAYANFGPHGGYSDDTDSCAACHRAHTSFSPIQRTNYLGGQPIGTIGSALLVSSAQSMREFCTVCHGNDAPGASTNVVAGVFDGGPSAPFGTPIDPGAGILYATNSSFGATLNAGGFSYLGGNAPVTSMHSMAPEDPSSPLTGTVAPLWGFGSAADTSRQLLSEFTCTSCHDPHGSTNYRLLRDALPGGAVGGYNAAGQPDPFVISSEEGYPVLGWLRQEAGAAQMADYRPNYTAPQYRNTGLQGENISGWCAGCHQRYDESGTMYDYGNFLAAGTEAVGAMPFHRHPVNRPVGMMPNTSLSREPVIDSKIPLERTMAAAAQTTSSATWGYGDMLGCLTCHRAHGTNATMEGWAESSLATGSGETTWVVELDPGSGGVNPNRSSSLLRADNRGVCQRCHNM, encoded by the coding sequence TTGAGAAAGTATACTTTTCTGGCGGTGCTGACGGTCGCGCTCTTCTTCGCGATGGGCTCCATGGCATATGCGAACTTCGGTCCGCACGGCGGCTACTCCGACGACACGGACTCTTGCGCGGCGTGTCATAGGGCACACACTTCCTTCTCGCCGATCCAGCGCACAAATTACCTCGGCGGACAGCCTATAGGAACTATAGGAAGCGCGCTGCTGGTCTCTTCCGCTCAAAGCATGCGGGAGTTTTGCACGGTTTGCCATGGCAACGATGCTCCGGGCGCGTCGACCAACGTCGTCGCCGGCGTATTCGATGGCGGTCCATCCGCGCCCTTTGGGACACCCATTGACCCAGGTGCGGGAATCTTGTACGCAACCAATTCGTCATTCGGCGCCACACTGAACGCCGGCGGTTTTAGTTACTTGGGAGGTAATGCCCCGGTGACCTCCATGCATAGCATGGCGCCCGAAGATCCTTCCAGCCCACTTACAGGTACGGTGGCGCCTCTTTGGGGCTTCGGTTCTGCGGCGGACACTTCGCGGCAGCTACTCTCCGAGTTCACCTGTACCAGCTGTCATGACCCTCACGGCAGCACGAACTACCGATTGCTCAGAGATGCGCTTCCGGGCGGAGCTGTCGGTGGGTATAATGCCGCCGGTCAGCCGGATCCATTCGTGATCTCCTCTGAAGAGGGATATCCGGTGCTGGGCTGGCTGCGCCAGGAGGCAGGCGCCGCGCAGATGGCCGACTATAGGCCAAATTACACCGCGCCTCAGTATCGCAACACTGGCCTTCAGGGCGAGAACATCTCGGGCTGGTGCGCGGGATGCCATCAGCGCTACGATGAGTCCGGCACGATGTATGATTACGGGAATTTCCTTGCTGCTGGCACAGAAGCGGTTGGAGCAATGCCCTTCCATCGCCATCCGGTGAACCGTCCGGTAGGTATGATGCCGAACACTTCCTTGAGCAGGGAGCCGGTCATCGACAGCAAGATTCCACTGGAGCGGACGATGGCGGCCGCAGCTCAGACGACGTCGTCCGCCACATGGGGATACGGCGACATGCTGGGCTGTCTTACCTGCCATCGCGCTCACGGCACCAATGCGACGATGGAGGGTTGGGCGGAATCAAGCCTGGCGACGGGGAGCGGCGAGACCACATGGGTCGTTGAGCTCGATCCGGGCAGCGGCGGCGTGAACCCGAACAGATCCAGCTCGCTTTTGCGCGCGGACAACCGTGGTGTCTGCCAACGTTGTCACAATATGTAG
- a CDS encoding nickel-dependent hydrogenase large subunit: MTVSVDPIPRIEGHLGIKLTVDAGVVTEADAHGNMFRGFENFLVGRDPNDAITFTQRICGVCPVPHGMASTYAVEAVYGYSTGHITFANTDSDGLGVPVKAVHVRNLILGAEFLMSSITHFYHLAAPSYVQGPNMPPWTPYFHNDYYDSRLRSNGRALPSGSNLWSAVIAQYVKALRMRRLTFEAGALFAGRMPMTSAYVAGGVTTQSKGADFRDRCRRFYNLMHDVGLFIVKEYVPLALALGALYPTYDNTHNGGGGIGAGLGNFLSWGAFPNPANNVLALQGGYKIGAGVTVPLVTGKTNVGTMLAAVNENLIEDTARSWYVPDAKWGYPTGQSWQKPGSVTRTEPDRTKGVKYSWMKAPRWKVGGVYHAMEVGPLARMVVQGLYVDGALLRDTFVVGGHFDYADYFDGAALDGRCVDAGLLAALGAEGLAGAVTTWIRDLKGGLSTMDRLRARALESLLLVQLILGPFNKVTGVFGSVGVVGGDAAVPTSGWIGAAAAVADGPSYVSRAVPVNPRSSYGATEAPRGSLSHHVSIDRGKIASYQCVVPTTWNASPKDALGALRGGNGRGAMEQAMIGSPHAGTAPGPGVEAMRIAQSFDPCIACAVH, from the coding sequence ATGACAGTTTCAGTTGATCCGATTCCTCGCATAGAGGGTCATCTAGGTATAAAACTCACTGTGGATGCAGGCGTAGTTACCGAAGCCGATGCTCACGGCAATATGTTTCGCGGCTTCGAAAACTTCCTGGTCGGCCGTGACCCGAATGACGCCATCACGTTCACTCAGCGTATCTGTGGCGTCTGTCCTGTGCCCCATGGCATGGCATCGACGTATGCGGTAGAGGCGGTGTACGGTTACAGCACAGGGCACATCACGTTCGCTAATACCGATAGTGACGGCCTAGGCGTACCAGTCAAGGCGGTGCATGTGCGCAACCTGATTCTCGGCGCCGAGTTTCTGATGTCGAGCATCACGCACTTCTATCATCTGGCCGCTCCAAGCTACGTCCAGGGCCCGAACATGCCGCCGTGGACTCCGTATTTCCATAATGACTATTACGACTCTAGACTCCGTTCCAACGGGAGGGCGTTGCCGTCCGGCTCCAACCTGTGGTCGGCGGTCATCGCCCAGTACGTGAAAGCTTTGCGTATGCGGCGCCTGACTTTCGAGGCGGGAGCGCTCTTTGCCGGCCGCATGCCGATGACCTCGGCCTATGTTGCCGGTGGCGTGACCACTCAAAGCAAGGGCGCGGATTTCAGGGATAGGTGCAGGAGGTTTTACAACCTGATGCACGATGTCGGTTTGTTCATTGTGAAGGAGTATGTGCCGCTCGCCCTGGCACTAGGAGCGCTGTATCCGACATATGACAATACCCACAACGGAGGAGGGGGTATCGGCGCCGGGCTGGGCAATTTCCTCTCATGGGGCGCTTTCCCGAATCCCGCTAACAATGTCTTGGCATTGCAGGGCGGCTACAAGATCGGAGCTGGAGTTACTGTTCCTCTTGTCACTGGGAAAACCAATGTGGGAACCATGCTGGCTGCGGTCAACGAAAACCTGATCGAGGACACTGCTCGCTCATGGTATGTGCCTGATGCCAAGTGGGGTTACCCGACAGGTCAGTCGTGGCAAAAGCCTGGCTCCGTTACACGGACCGAACCAGACAGAACCAAAGGTGTCAAATATTCCTGGATGAAGGCCCCCCGCTGGAAAGTTGGCGGAGTGTATCATGCCATGGAGGTAGGTCCATTGGCCCGCATGGTCGTTCAGGGGCTGTACGTTGACGGTGCGCTGCTGCGCGACACATTTGTGGTTGGTGGCCATTTCGACTATGCCGACTATTTTGATGGCGCAGCACTCGATGGTAGGTGCGTCGACGCCGGACTGTTGGCCGCATTGGGTGCGGAAGGCTTGGCGGGGGCTGTTACGACCTGGATCAGGGATCTCAAAGGTGGTCTTTCCACGATGGATCGTCTTCGTGCCCGTGCGCTTGAGTCGCTCCTATTGGTCCAGCTTATACTGGGTCCCTTCAATAAGGTCACGGGCGTCTTTGGTTCCGTTGGTGTGGTCGGTGGGGATGCTGCTGTTCCGACGAGCGGCTGGATAGGTGCAGCCGCAGCCGTTGCCGATGGCCCGAGCTATGTCTCAAGGGCCGTGCCGGTGAACCCCAGAAGCTCGTATGGCGCCACCGAAGCTCCACGCGGCTCACTGTCACATCATGTGAGCATCGACAGAGGAAAGATCGCTTCTTACCAGTGCGTCGTTCCGACCACCTGGAATGCTTCGCCGAAAGACGCTTTGGGCGCTCTTAGAGGTGGCAACGGTCGCGGTGCTATGGAACAGGCGATGATCGGTTCCCCGCATGCCGGCACCGCCCCCGGTCCCGGCGTTGAGGCCATGCGTATCGCTCAATCATTCGACCCGTGCATCGCTTGCGCGGTTCACTAG
- a CDS encoding twin-arginine translocation signal domain-containing protein — protein MTITRREFVTRLGALAAAAGLSQSQLLKITEAMGHPAPWLEGAKPKVIWVHGAECTGCSVSLLGLFEDVRGLAVQDTRLTRSVDSTGLGINTLAALDLAVGGDGDGGHVLPPGVGEPLHHHRTLNAAGADFDGLANANTPFVANIADVLIDFISLEYHVTVMGMGGAQAFEWLKTEMTTSTGPFVLVVEGAVQVDDLGGFWGKTDTGDTSAPWCAIGENLIGSEMHRFDNVVKSLASRADCLAVISIGQCATFGGFPACVSPSPEFRGEKQTPAFGVYDYLANHSGLANAATVANKVVNVPGCPTNPWWFVLTVVLWLAEAVNGPLRTPATAGPLGILDASARIIGGVDDQRRLKAVYGQSIHGPACARYKYAFSWREPTDPIGVLRPALYAQKPGDEGCLAMLGCKGLSTNSLCSLHGWNGQQPENDPVWDQGIAQINGTHAGGNCITGGHPCMGCSERGYPDAYVPFIARR, from the coding sequence ATGACAATCACTAGACGAGAGTTTGTGACGAGACTGGGAGCGCTGGCGGCCGCCGCGGGCCTAAGTCAGTCCCAGCTTCTCAAGATCACGGAAGCTATGGGCCACCCGGCTCCATGGCTTGAAGGAGCCAAACCCAAAGTGATTTGGGTACATGGCGCGGAGTGTACGGGATGCTCGGTTTCGCTGCTGGGCCTATTTGAAGATGTCAGAGGGCTCGCGGTGCAAGACACACGTCTGACCAGGTCGGTGGATTCGACCGGGCTCGGCATCAATACCCTTGCGGCGCTTGACCTTGCTGTCGGCGGAGACGGCGACGGCGGGCATGTGCTACCGCCCGGCGTGGGCGAGCCGCTCCACCACCATCGTACGCTCAACGCAGCCGGCGCGGACTTCGACGGCCTGGCGAACGCCAACACGCCTTTTGTCGCTAACATCGCCGATGTGCTCATCGACTTCATCAGCCTTGAATACCATGTGACAGTGATGGGCATGGGCGGCGCTCAGGCGTTCGAGTGGTTGAAGACGGAGATGACCACCAGCACGGGTCCATTCGTGCTTGTGGTAGAAGGTGCGGTCCAGGTCGACGATCTTGGCGGCTTCTGGGGCAAGACAGATACTGGTGACACGTCCGCGCCATGGTGCGCGATCGGCGAGAATCTGATCGGATCGGAAATGCACCGGTTTGACAATGTTGTCAAGTCATTGGCTTCAAGGGCCGACTGTCTCGCTGTGATATCGATCGGCCAGTGCGCGACATTCGGTGGGTTCCCGGCATGCGTGTCACCTTCACCGGAGTTCCGTGGTGAGAAGCAGACGCCGGCGTTTGGCGTATATGACTATCTGGCGAACCATTCGGGCCTTGCAAACGCGGCGACAGTTGCGAACAAGGTCGTCAACGTTCCGGGATGCCCCACCAATCCGTGGTGGTTCGTCCTTACCGTGGTGCTGTGGCTGGCCGAAGCGGTCAATGGTCCGCTCAGGACGCCCGCGACAGCTGGTCCGCTCGGGATTCTTGACGCAAGCGCCAGAATCATTGGCGGGGTGGACGATCAGCGCCGCCTCAAGGCCGTATATGGTCAGTCGATTCACGGGCCCGCCTGTGCGCGTTACAAGTATGCGTTCTCGTGGAGGGAGCCTACCGATCCCATCGGTGTTTTGCGGCCCGCGCTTTACGCCCAAAAACCTGGCGATGAAGGCTGTCTGGCCATGCTGGGCTGTAAGGGTCTTTCCACGAATTCTTTGTGCTCGCTTCACGGGTGGAACGGCCAACAGCCCGAAAACGATCCGGTCTGGGATCAGGGTATCGCCCAAATCAACGGTACGCATGCGGGTGGCAACTGCATCACGGGAGGCCATCCATGTATGGGCTGCAGCGAAAGGGGCTATCCCGATGCCTACGTTCCATTCATCGCGAGACGATAA
- a CDS encoding tetratricopeptide repeat protein: MKLKSRIERIDGILAYAPWALLALVLFSAGWFGYYVYQSEQQQRLSTPVGRALEDLRNQVREDPNNVVLRVRFGEALASAGMFDEAIRAFDQALKLDEEHTGAMLNMGMVLMAEHRWDEARPFFSKVTELTEGAEFQDLNARRGAAFFYLGQIAVEDGRYEDAVEYLRESLRIRRAASDTYYQLARAYHGLGDPDKAIENLYVALAFDPAFGMARFELGKYLAEKGKEASAAIEFRKVADAYPDSEMPIEALSALGTAEQRIRDAKTAREDGDLALAIEQAIVAVALEPESIEALLLRAELYEAAKRPTDAIKDYEKVLAIDSEHSAAKEAMARLAPSDQ, encoded by the coding sequence TTGAAGTTGAAATCGCGGATCGAGCGCATCGACGGCATACTGGCGTACGCGCCCTGGGCTCTTCTGGCCCTCGTCTTATTTTCCGCGGGCTGGTTTGGCTATTACGTGTATCAAAGTGAGCAGCAGCAGCGACTGTCCACTCCCGTTGGCCGCGCGCTTGAAGACTTGCGCAACCAGGTCAGAGAGGACCCGAACAACGTGGTGCTGCGGGTTCGTTTCGGCGAAGCTTTAGCCAGCGCGGGCATGTTCGATGAGGCCATCAGGGCATTCGACCAGGCCCTCAAGCTGGACGAAGAGCACACAGGCGCGATGCTCAACATGGGCATGGTGCTGATGGCCGAGCACCGCTGGGACGAGGCGAGGCCGTTTTTCAGCAAAGTGACCGAGCTGACGGAGGGCGCCGAGTTTCAGGATCTCAACGCCAGAAGGGGGGCCGCCTTCTTCTACCTCGGGCAGATCGCCGTTGAGGACGGCCGCTACGAAGACGCGGTGGAGTACCTGAGGGAGTCTTTGCGCATCAGGCGCGCTGCTTCGGACACCTACTACCAATTGGCCAGAGCCTACCACGGCCTTGGTGACCCGGATAAGGCGATAGAAAATCTCTATGTGGCGCTCGCTTTCGACCCGGCTTTCGGGATGGCCCGATTCGAGCTCGGCAAGTATCTTGCCGAGAAGGGCAAGGAGGCTTCGGCGGCGATTGAGTTTCGCAAGGTCGCCGATGCGTATCCCGATTCCGAGATGCCGATAGAGGCGCTCTCCGCGCTCGGCACCGCCGAACAGCGCATCAGGGACGCGAAGACGGCCAGAGAAGATGGAGACCTTGCGCTCGCCATCGAGCAGGCTATAGTAGCGGTTGCGCTCGAACCGGAGAGCATCGAGGCGCTGCTGTTGCGCGCCGAGCTCTACGAGGCTGCGAAACGCCCGACTGACGCGATAAAAGATTACGAAAAGGTGCTCGCCATCGACTCGGAGCACAGTGCCGCGAAAGAGGCGATGGCCCGTCTCGCCCCGTCTGACCAGTGA